The Neurospora crassa OR74A linkage group IV, whole genome shotgun sequence genome has a segment encoding these proteins:
- the gpi-1 gene encoding glucose-6-phosphate isomerase, with the protein MAPANTLSAWSDLQSHHSKVGKTFVLKDAFKSDPERFSKFARTFTLPADISSDSPNATDILFDFSKNLVTEETLDKLVRLAEEAGVEKKRDAMFAGEKINFTEDRAVYHVALRNVSNQEMKVDGVDVMNTKGGVNEVLQHMKEFSEQVRSGEWKGYTGKKLTNIINIGIGGSDLGPVMVTEALKHYGAKDMTLRFVSNVDGTHIAEALAASDPETTLFLIASKTFTTAETITNANTAKSWFLEKTGGQGDITKHFVALSTNEAEVTKFGIDAKNMFGFESWVGGRYSVWSAIGLSVALYVGYENFHKFLAGAHAMDNHFRTAPLKENIPVLGGILSVWYSNFYNAQTHLIAPFDQYLHRFPAYLQQLSMESNGKSITSDGSAAKYTTGPIVFGEPCTNAQHSFFQLVHQGTKLIPADFILAAKSHNPISNNLHQKMLASNYLAQAEALMVGKTAEEVRAEGNVPEHLVPHKVFLGNRPTTSILVGGHIGPAELGALIVYYEHLTFTEGAIWDINSFDQWGVELGKVLAKKILKEIDEPGAGSGHDASTGGLLGAFKKYADF; encoded by the exons atggctCCCGCGAACACCCTCTCCGCCTGGTCTGACCTCCAGTCGCACCACTCCAAGGTTGGCAAGACCTTCGTCCTCAAGGATGCCTTCAAGTCCGATCCCGAGCGCTTCTCCAAGTTCGCTCGTACCTTCACCCTCCCCGCCGACATTTCGAGCGACAGCCCCAATGCCACCGATATCCTCTTCGACTTCTCCAAGAACCTGGTGACAGAGGAGACCCTTGACAAGCTCGTCCGTCTCGCTGAGGAGGCCGGCGTTGAGAAGAAGCGCGATGCCATGTTCGCTGGCGAGAAGATCAACTTTACCGAGGACCGTGCCGTCTACCACGTCGCTCTTCGCAACGTCTCCAACCAAGAGATGAAGGTCGACGGCGTTGATGTCATGAACACCAAGGGCGGCGTCAACGAGGTCCTCCAGCACATGAAGGAGTTCTCGGAGCAGGTGCGCAGCGGCGAGTGGAAGGGTTACACCGGCAAGAAGCtcaccaacatcatcaacattgGTATCGGCGGTTCCGACTT GGGTCCCGTCATGGTCACTGAGGCCCTCAAGCATTATGGTGCCAAGGACATGACCCTTCGCTTCGTCTCCAACGTTGACGGTACCCATATCGCCGAGGCCCTCGCTGCCTCTGATCCCGAGaccaccctcttcctcatcgctTCCAAGACTTTCACCACCGCCGAGACTATCACTAACGCCAACACCGCCAAGTCGTGGTTCCTCGAGAAGACCGGTGGTCAGGGCGATATTACCAAGCACTTCGTTGCCCTCTCCACCAACGAGGCCGAGGTCACCAAGTTCGGCATCGACGCCAAGAACATGTTCGGTTTCGAGAGCTGGGTGGGCGGTCGCTACTCGGTTTGGTCTGCCATTGGCTTGTCTGTCGCCCTCTACGTTGGCTACGAGAACTTCCACAAGTTCCTCGCTGGTGCCCACGCCATGGACAACCACTTCCGCACCGCTCCTCTCAAGGAGAACATCCCCGTGCTCGGCGGTATCTTGAGTGTCTGGTACTCTAACTTCTATAACGCCCAGACTCACCTCATTGCTCCCTTCGACCAGTACCTCCACCGCTTCCCTGCCTACCTTCAGCAGCTGTCAATGGAGTCCAACGGCAAGTCCATCACCTCGGACGGTTCCGCGGCCAAGTACACTACCGGCCCCATCGTTTTTGGCGAGCCCTGCACCAACGCCCAGCACTCCTTCTTCCAGCTTGTCCACCAGGGCACCAAGCTGATCCCTGCCGACTTCATCCTCGCCGCCAAGTCTCACAACCCCATCTCCAACAACCTGCACCAGAAGATGCTGGCATCCAACTACCTCGCTCAGGCCGAGGCCCTCATGGTCGGCAAGACCGCCGAAGAGGTCCGCGCTGAGGGTAACGTGCCCGAGCACCTCGTTCCTCACAAGGTCTTCCTCGGCAACAGgcccaccaccagcatccTTGTCGGCGGCCACATTGGTCCCGCCGAGCTCGGTGCCCTCATTGTCTACTACGAGCACCTTACCTTCACTGAGGGTGCCATCTGGGACATCAACTCGTTCGACCAGTGGGGTGTCGAGCTCGGAAAGGTGTTGGCCAAGAAGATTCTCAAGGAGATCGACGAGCCTGGTGCGGGCAGTGGGCACGACGCTTCTACCGGCGGTCTCTTGGGGGCGTTCAAGAAGTATGCTGACTTTTGA
- the stk-50 gene encoding serine/threonine-protein kinase gad8, protein MSWKLTKKLKETHLGPLSSPFSRSPSTSTITDKEDKSQAGSSGAATPSNENTIAASEALTQAPIVKPPKPGILVVTLHEGSGFSLPEQYRNVFSSNHGGNSMSTGSALNVAGSIRTNNSSRTANFLSGSSRPQSSGGFGAIPTNHGRISTKYMPYALIDFDKVQVFVNSVEGNPENPLWAGSNTQYKFDVSRVTELAVHLYIRNPNAAPGSGRSQDIFLGVVRINPRFEEKQQFVDDPKASKKDREKAAADFANKERALGHSGVEWVDVQYGTGKLKIGVEYVENRAGKLKIEDFELLKVVGKGSFGKVMQVRKKDTNRIYALKTIRKAHIISRSEVAHTLAERSVLAQINNPFIVPLKFTFQSPEKLYFVLAFVNGGELFHHLQKEQRFDVNRSRFYTAELLCALECLHGFNVIYRDLKPENILLDYQGHIALCDFGLCKLDMKDEDRTNTFCGTPEYLAPELLMGNGYNKTVDWWTLGVLLYEMLTGLPPFYDENTNEMYRKILSEPLHFPGPEVVPPAAKDLLTKLLNRDPQQRLGANGAAEIKAHPFFHAIDWRKLLQRKYEPAFKPNVVDALDTANFDPEFTSELPQDSYVEGPILSETMQNQFTGFSYNRPIAGLGDAGGSVKDPSFASSLQDNSSRR, encoded by the exons ATGTCGTGGAAACTCACAAAGA AGCTGAAGGAGACCCATTTGGGTCCTCTTTCAAGCCCCTTCTCCCGCTCGCCCTCTACCTCCACCATCACAGATAAGGAAGACAAGAGCCAAGCGGGCAGCTCGGGAGCAGCCACCCCTTCGAACGAGAACACCATTG CCGCCTCGGAAGCCCTTACGCAAGCTCCCATCGTCAAGCCTCCTAAGCCCGGTATCCTCGTCGTCACCCTCCACGAGGGTTCCGGCTTCTCGCTACCCGAACAGTATCGCAATGTCTTTTCCTCAAACCATGGCGGTAACTCGATGTCGACGGGAAGTGCCCTTAACGTTGCAGGCTCCATTCGCACCAACAACTCGTCACGAACAGCCAACTTCCTGAGCGGTTCTTCGCGCCCACAGAGCTCGGGCGGCTTTGGCGCCATTCCTACAAATCACGGCCGTATCTCCACAAAGTATATGCCCTATGCCCTCATAGATTTTGACAAGGTTCAAGTTTTTGTCAACTCGGTCGAAGGCAACCCCGAAAACCCCCTCTGGGCCGGCTCCAACACTCAGTACAAGTTCGATGTGTCTCGAGTTACGGAGCTTGCCGTACATCTTTACATCAGGAACCCCAACGCGGCGCCTGGCTCCGGCCGCAGCCAAGACATCTTCCTTGGTGTTGTCCGTATTAACCCCAGATTCGAGGAGAAGCAGCAGTTCGTCGATGACCCCAAGGCCAGCAAGAAGGACCGGGAaaaggccgccgccgacttTGCCAACAAGGAGCGCGCCCTCGGACACAGCGGTGTGGAGTGGGTCGACGTTCAGTATGGTACCGGAAAGCTCAAGATCGGCGTCGAGTATGTGGAGAACCGCGCCGGTAAGCTCAAGATTGAGGATTTCGAGCTCCTCAAGGTTGTCGGCAAGGGCTCGTTTGGTAAGGTCATGCAGGTGCGCAAGAAGGACACGAACCGTATTTACGCTCTCAAGACGATTCGCAAGGCGCACATCATCTCGCGTTCCGAAGTCGCCCACACGCTCGCTGAGCGATCCGTTCTGGCCCAGATCAACAACCCGTTTATCGTGCCGCTCAAGTTCACCTTCCAGAGTCCCGAGAAGCTATACTTTGTCCTCGCCTTTGTCAATGGTGGTGAGCTGTTCCATCATTTGCAGAAAGAGCAGCGATTCGACGTCAACCGCAGTCGTTTCTACACGGCCGAACTGCTGTGTGCGCTCGAATGCCTTCACGGTTTCAACGTCATTTACCGTGATCTCAAGCCGGAAAACATTCTTCTCGACTACCAAGGTCACATCGCTCTCTGCGATTTCGGTCTCTGCAAGCTGGACATGAAGGATGAGGACCGCACCAACACATTTTGCGGCACCCCTGAGTATTTGGCGCCCGAATTGCTGATGGGTAATGGTTACAACAAGACTGTCGATTGGTGGACATTGGGTGTGCTTTTGTACGAGATGTTGACGGGTCTCCCGCCTTTCTACGATGAGAACACCAACGAGATGTACCGCAAGATCCTCAGCGAACCGCTGCACTTCCCCGGACCCGAGGTTGTACCCCCAGCTGCCAAGGACCTCTTGACCAAGCTGCTCAACCGCGACCCGCAACAACGTCTCGGTGCCAACGGGGCGGCCGAGATCAAGGCGcaccccttcttccacgcCATAGATTGGCGCAAGTTGTTGCAGCGCAAGTACGAGCCTGCGTTCAAGCCCAATGTG GTTGACGCGCTCGACACCGCCAACTTCGACCCTGAGTTCACATCGGAACTTCCTCAGGATTCTTACGTGGAAGGACCGATTCTGTCAGAGACGATGCAGAACCAGTTCACGGGCTTCAGTTACAACCGTCCTATTGCTGGTCTCGGGGATGCGGGTGGCAGTGTTAAGGACCCATCATTCGCGAGCAGTCTTCaagacaacagcagcaggagatAG
- the acw-8 gene encoding anchored cell wall protein 8, with protein sequence MRAATLALGALSLGLAQAWTYPDCDPDNCYNEMTDERFYGQVKEFCPGFLGGSIKNIPDYLENCDNDRTAVSSACSCITYTATHTTGAPTTQTSVPAVTTTASDTTVAPTTSIPDITQPPSSTVTSAPPTSSTTTDDDSDCEDEPETSTDVTVLPSSSAVSTSATITVPPSSSATITVPPSSAVSSAPVSSTTDDECTDDEPETSTDVTVPPSSSVTITVPPSSVVSSVPVSSTTDDECTDDEPETTSSVVVVPSSSIPVTITSAAPVPSTTSAQESGTTEWTTSTIVTTTTRTITQCPTTVTDCPAHSTTVTTETITIGTTVCSVTSTASESSVPSVTVIPSATSSSVPVGITSAAPVSSTSKAPVESSSESSTEWTTSTIIATTTRTITQCPTTVTDCPAHSTTVTTETITIGTTVCPVTSTASESSVPVTVTSVVPVPSTSVPITITSAAPVSSTSAAPIESSAESSVEWTTSTIVTTTTHTITKCPITVTDCPAHSTTVTTETITIGTTVCPVEPTSSSVPVTMPIFTSSAPVTIPIVTSSAAPIPSSSAVVVPPPAPSSSAVVVPPPAPSSSAVVVPPPAPSSSAVVVPPPAPSSSAVVVPPPAPSSSVVVVPPPAPSSSVVVVPPPAPSSSVVVVPPPAPSSSAVVVPPPAPSSNAIVSSAAPVPVHSSSTTSSAPVVSAPPAISSTISSIVVVPSSSAVPPPPVEAGANAAARSGLLGVVGLLFALL encoded by the exons ATGCGCGCCGCTACACTTGCTCTGGGGGCCTTGTCCCTCGGCCTGGCCCAGGCATGGACGTATCCTGACTGT GACCCTGACAACTGCTACAATGAGATGACAGACGAGCGGTTCTACGGACAAGTCAAGGAGTTTTGCCCTGGGTTTTTGGGTGGAAGCATTAAGAATATCCCGGATTACCTCGAAAACTGCGACAACGACCGCACGGCTGTTAGCTCAGCCTGCTCCTGCATCACTTATACCGCAACTCACACGACCGGGGCCCCTACTACCCAGACCAGTGTTCCTGCCGTGACGACTACGGCCTCGGACACCACGGTTGCGCCTACGACCTCTATCCCCGACATCACTCAACCGCCCTCTTCTACCGTAACGAGTGCCCCGCCCACTTCATCCACGACTACGGATGATGATTCTGATTGTGAGGACGAGCCTGAGACTTCGACGGACGTTACTGTGCtgccctcttcctcggcagTTAGCACCTCGGCGACCATCACCGttcccccctcttcctcggctACTATCACCGTTCCTCCCAGCTCGGCAGTGAGCTCCGCTCCTGTCTCTTCGACCACCGATGATGAATGCACTGATGACGAGCCCGAGACTTCGACTGACGTTACcgttcctccctcttcttccgtcaCCATTACTGTTCCTCCCAGCTCGGTAGTGAGCTCCGTTCCCGTCTCTTCGACCACCGATGATGAATGCACCGACGACGAGCCCGAGACTACATCTtcggttgtggtggttccCTCTTCGTCCATCCCCGTTACCATCACTTCCGCGGCCCCCGTTCCATCTACTACTTCGGCCCAGGAGTCCGGCACCACCGAGTGGACGACCAGCAccatcgtcaccaccaccacccgcacaATCACGCAGTGCCCTACCACTGTCACCGACTGCCCTGCTCACTCAACCACCGTGACCACTGagaccatcaccatcggTACCACTGTCTGCTCTGTTACTTCGACCGCGTCCGAATCCTCGGTCCCCTCGGTTACCGTCATCCCCAGTGCAACTTCTTCGTCGGTCCCAGTTGGCATCACTTCTGCGGCCCCTGTATCCTCGACCTCCAAGGCTCCCGTCGAATCTTCTTCTGAATCCTCCACCGAGTGGACGACTAGCACCATcatcgccaccaccacccgcacaATCACGCAGTGCCCTACCACCGTAACTGACTGCCCTGCTCACTCCACCACCGTGACCACGGAGACTATCACCATCGGGACCACCGTCTGCCCTGTGACTTCTACCGCTTCCGAATCTTCGGTCCCCGTCACCGTCACTTCTGTGGTCCCTGTGCCCTCGACCTCAGTCCCCATTACTATTACTTCCGCGGCCCCTGTTTCCTCGACCTCGGCTGCTCCCATCGAGTCTTCGGCTGAATCTTCCGTCGAGTGGACGACCAGCACCATCGTCACCACTACCACTCACACTATCACCAAGTGTCCCATCACCGTTACCGACTGCCCAGCTCACTCGACCACCGTCACCACCGAGACTATTACCATTGGCACTACCGTTTGCCCTGTTGAgcctacttcctcttcggtTCCCGTCACCATGCccatcttcacctcctcgGCTCCTGTGACCATCCCCATCGTCACTTCCTCGGCTGCTCCCATTCCGAGCTCCAGCGCTGTGGTGgtccctcctcccgctcccaGCTCCAGCGCCGTGGTGgtccctcctcccgctcccaGCTCCAGCGCCGTGGTGgtccctcctcctgctcccagCTCCAGCGCCGTGGTGgtccctcctcccgctcccaGCTCCAGCGCCGTGGTGgtccctcctcccgctcccagctccagcgttgtggtggttcctcctcccgctcccaGCTCCAGCGTCGTGGTtgttcctcctcccgctcccaGCTCCAGCGTCGTGGTTgtccctcctcctgctcccagCTCCAGCGCCGTGGTGgtccctcctcccgctcccaGCTCCAATGCTATCGTCAGCAGTGCCGCCCCCGTCCCTGttcacagcagcagcaccacttCTTCCGCTCCTGTTGTTTCGGCTCCTCCTGCCATCAGCTCTACCATCAGCTCCATCGTTGTCGTCCCTAGCTCCAGCGCCGTCCCTCCCCCACCTGTGGAGGCTGGCGCCAACGCTGCGGCGAGGAGTGGGTTGCTGGGTGTTGTCGGGTTGCTGTTCGCTCTTCTTTAA
- a CDS encoding ABC bile acid transporter has protein sequence MIDTTTYGLAGLWPCYSCCQEFWIPSLANFGPHCLGIVGHIPVWISLLVFVFHYALVWFDPWRPIWLRNLTAEKHVAGFQTHDQEGAGANHDESFEDTPLLPRRRAIAVSPKKIWTRWTLCLLVLNLTGALISIFSAAIAHQNPTEIQLHLMPLIPNVLSALLILVDRPRTVRRSLFVIAATLLFFQLTITTLAPDAIGTTWKCFTTWGAGDCVTLASIVVMLNMPLRDPLLSSSKIGKPFAKPESSVRSPEDIVTLWQWMSVSWMAPLISTACKRQLHDKDVWLLASDFQHQTLHLLFRDLTGTVLVRLLKANGLDIVLTTCLGTFETLAELSEPVLLKQLLNALMSEIPAIRAAVVYASFILIARVLRAHSAVFKIWYERRNYERSRGEMITMIHDKTLRRKAFTIAAEVSTPSSQTSTLLGDENDTLEDINNEDAEPSQPWSLRSWVRGVYQAFKHKSVVPSQRGKEAPASTGKILNLLRGDVYEVAQRFWEASTLLTKPLSVIVSIVLLWNILGSASLYGILVIVVGMAVNYYMTGLLKRVEKKRRATTDVKLERTSQFVESLRHLRWYDWQDRWLGHIMEIRQKELFQRVKSNVVDRSINVINNITSYMFPVVGFAAYTLILHRPLTVDIAFPALGLFTMLQNNLRDLPSLYTSLTNARVAMRRIEDFMLEPDKDDNEDDETVTPAFHQSNLEISIRNASFSWPGSDTTVLDNISFVCEPGLALVCGKVGIGKTALLQAILGELDQHSGEKNVPAEMIGYCAQMPWLESMSIRDNILFSTPFDEARYWQVLRACCLVEDLRKFKGGDRSLIGENGTGLSGGQRARVALARAVYSRSRILLLDDPIAALDHQTAETISRNLFADQNSPLTAGRLIVLVTHRVDIVQQYAYQVLDIVPGGQVKTFNRREIAEHEKELEAQAATTPESSPIAGSSTSQNTEDSSSEEEAELATVAGKFIQEEHRVHGGVMATVYWQYVKAGKLSWWATMVTLCLLIRMTNLGYNWFLKEWGEQYRESTELGDRPYILISHAAFKADGIIEPGRHLPPPGKNVRPWLTCLAIIALVQVLFEALSDLALIAIIYNAGKSLFAKAMRCVTNATFRFYDVTPVGRLMNRLTSDMGTIDGQIATQVLTLAFYSLGWMTSMFVIATATPVFIIPSVGTTMLFVYLYGRYLPASQDLRRLETVSLSPLMSNFGTLLEGLTTVRAFRAEPHFQNRIIATTDDFQKMDHIYWSLQAWLQYRFDLVSGLSVYALTLTAIIHGLSSGMIGFVLAAAANFVESTHQVCHRYGDMQMQFVSVERIIELLSLEQEQANTDNPPPAGWPSCTDDIVFDKVTLRYAPEFDPVLVDVSLVIPGGSTVAVTGRTGSGKSTLAYALLSTIQPDAGTGGQIRIGSVDIAKVDKHILRRHITFVAQDPVLFAGTLRDNLDPLDEHSEGERAQVLKTVLNNGFTLDTRVDGGGKNLSQGQRQLVGLGRAILRRSAIVIMDEATASIDVETATYIHQLLRMELRHSTVITIAHKVEAVKDADFEIVLDKGRVVKAGRRVPKS, from the exons ATGATAGACACGACAACATACGGTCTAGCCGGTCTATGGCCATGCTACAGTTGTTGTCAAGAATTCTGG ATACCCTCTCTCGCCAACTTTGGACCGCACTGTCTTGGCATCGTTGGCCATATTCCTGTTTGGATCTCTCTTTTGGTTTTTGTGTTTCATTATGCACTGGTTTGGTTCGACCCATGGCGCCCCATTTGGTTGCGAAACCTCACTGCCGAGAAACACGTGGCTGGATTTCAAACTCACGATCAAGAAGGAGCCGGCGCCAACCACGACGAAAGCTTCGAAGATACTCCGCTACTCCCGCGCCGACGAGCAATTGCGGTTTCTCCTAAGAAGATATGGACACGCTGGACATTGTGTCTTCTGGTTCTCAATCTCACCGGTGCCCTCATCAGCATATTTAGTGCCGCCATAGCCCATCAAAACCCCACCGAAATCCAGCTACATCTCATGCCCCTCATCCCCAAT GTACTGTCGGCATTACTCATTCTCGTTGATCGTCCCAGAACTGTTCGAAGGTCGCTCTTTGTCATCGCCGCCacgcttctcttcttccaactCACGATTACCACGCTTGCCCCAGATGCCATCGGAACGACATGGAAATGCTTTACAACCTGGGGCGCAGGGGATTGCGTGACTCTAGCGTCCATCGTTGTCATGCTCAACATGCCACTGCGAGATCCGCTATTGAGTAGCTCCAAGATTGGCAAGCCTTTCGCCAAGCCGGAGTCCAGTGTACGAAGCCCTGAAGACATAGTCACCCTTTGGCAGTGGATGTCTGTGTCTTGGATGGCGCCCTTGATATCTACCGCCTGCAAGAGGCAGTTGCATGACAAAGACGTCTGGCTTCTGGCATCCGACTTCCAGCACCAGACTCTGCACCTCCTTTTTAGAGATTTGACTGGTACTGTACTCGTTAGGTTGCTCAAAGCGAATGGTCTTGATATCGTCCTGACAACATGCCTCGGAACATTCGAGACATTGGCTGAGCTATCAGAGCCCGTTTTACTCAAGCAGCTTCTCAATGCACTCATGTCCGAAATTCCTGCCATTCGGGCAGCTGTCGTCTATGCCAGCTTCATCCTTATTGCAAGAGTTTTGAGAGCTCATTCTGCTGTGTTTAAAATCTGGTACGAACGACGCAACTACGAGCGATCGCGCGGCGAAATGATCACCATGATTCACGACAAGACATTGCGCCGGAAGGCCTTCACTATTGCGGCGGAAGTGTCCACGCCCAGCTCGCAGACCAGTACCTTGTTGGGAGATGAAAATGATACCCTGGAGGATATCAACAACGAGGACGCTGAACCTTCTCAACCCTGGAGTCTCAGGTCTTGGGTCAGGGGGGTGTATCAGGCTTTCAAACACAAATCCGTGGTCCCATCTCAAAGAGGAAAGGAGGCGCCTGCGTCAACTGGAAAAATCCTCAACCTGCTTCGCGGTGACGTGTATGAGGTGGCCCAAAGATTCTGGGAGGCATCAACGCTTCTCACAAAACCACTCAGTGTCATTGTTTCCATAGTTCTTCTGTGGAACATCTTGGGGTCTGCCTCATTGTATGGCATCcttgtcatcgtcgtcggcaTGGCTGTGAACTATTACATGACGGGCTTGCTAAAAAGAGTAGAGAAAAAGCGTCGTGCTACTACCGACGTCAAGCTTGAGCGCACCAGTCAGTTTGTGGAATCACTTCGTCATCTTCGCTGGTACGATTGGCAGGACCGATGGCTTGGGCATATTATGGAAATTCGACAGAAAGAGTTGTTCCAGCGCGTCAAAAGCAATGTTGTCGACAGAAGCATCAacgtcatcaacaacataACCTCGTACATGTTTCCTGTTGTTGGATTTGCCGCATATACGCTTATCTTGCATAGGCCTCTAACAGTCGACATCGCCTTCCCGGCTCTTGGTCTATTCACCATGTTGCAGAACAACCTACGCGACCTGCCTTCCCTCTACACCTCTCTGACCAACGCCAGGGTTGCCATGCGTCGCATCGAGGATTTTATGTTGGAGCCAGACAAAGACGACAATGAGGATGACGAAACAGTCACCCCTGCCTTCCACCAGAGCAATCTGGAAATTTCTATCCGCAATGCATCTTTCTCATGGCCAGGCTCTGACACAACAGTGCTGGATAATATCTCCTTTGTTTGTGAGCCCGGTTTGGCCTTGGTCTGTGGTAAGGTTGGCATTGGCAAGACGGCATTACTGCAAGCTATCTTGGGCGAGCTCGACCAGCATTCTGGTGAGAAGAATGTCCCTGCCGAAATGATTGGATACTGTGCCCAAATGCCATGGCTTGAAAGCATGAGTATACGTGACAACATCTTATTCAGTACTCCTTTTGATGAGGCGCGGTACTGGCAGGTCCTCAGGGCATGTTGCCTTGTGGAAGATCTCAGAAAGTTTAAGGGAGGAGATAGATCCCTGATTGGGGAGAATGGTACTGGGCTTTCTGGGGGCCAGCGAGCTCGTGTGGCGCTAGCCCGGGCTGTTTATAGCAGGAGTCGgatcctccttctcgatgACCCTATCGCCGCTCTTGACCACCAAACCGCCGAAACTATCTCACGCAATCTCTTTGCCGACCAAAACTCACCACTAACTGCGGGTCGGTTGATCGTACTAGTGACTCACCGCGTTGATATTGTTCAGCAATATGCCTATCAGGTTCTGGACATTGTTCCTGGTGGACAAGTCAAGACTTTCAACAGAAGGGAAATTGCGGAACACGAGAAGGAACTGGAAGCACAGGCCGCTACCACACCGGAGAGCTCACCGATCGCCGGATCTTCTACCAGTCAAAACACCGAGGATTCATCGtccgaggaagaggctgAGCTGGCCACGGTGGCTGGTAAGTTTATTCAGGAAGAACACCGGGTGCATGGTGGTGTTATGGCCACCGTCTACTGGCAATATGTTAAGGCCGGTAAACTTTCTTGGTGGGCCACGATGGTTACGCTCTGTTTACTGATCCGAATGACCAACCTCGGCTATAACTGGTTCTTGAAAGAATGGGGCGAACAATATCGGGAATCAACTGAGCTCGGGGATAGACCATACATTCTCATTTCCCACGCCGCCTTCAAAGCCGACGGCATCATTGAGCCCGGCCGACATCTTCCTCCACCTGGAAAGAACGTACGACCTTGGCTTACCTGTCTGGCCATTATTGCGCTGGTTCAGGTTTTGTTCGAAGCCCTGTCGGATCTTGCCCTCATCGCTATCATCTACAATGCTGGAAAATCCCTCTTCGCCAAGGCCATGCGCTGCGTCACGAATGCCACATTTCGCTTCTACGACGTGACACCTGTTGGACGGCTCATGAATCGTCTTACTTCCGACATGGGCACGATCGACGGGCAGATTGCGACTCAGGTGTTAACACTAGCGTTCTATTCCCTGGGCTGGATGACCTCAATGTTCGTAatagcaacagcaacaccggTCTTCATTATACCCAGCGTTGGCACGACCATGTTATTTGTCTATTTGTATGGTCGTTACCTACCTGCATCGCAGGACTTGCGTCGTCTCGAGACGGTCTCCCTGTCGCCGCTTATGTCGAATTTTGGCACGCTTCTCGAAGGCTTGACTACGGTACGTGCCTTCCGCGCAGAGCCACATTTCCAGAACCGCATCATCGCCACGACCGATGACTTTCAGAAAATGGATCACATATACTGGTCACTGCAGGCCTGGCTACAATACCGCTTCGATCTTGTGTCAGGTCTCTCGGTGTACGCCCTGACCCTGACAGCCATTATCCACGGACTATCCAGCGGCATGATTGGCTTTGTATTAGCCGCCGCTGCCAACTTTGTAGAGAGTACGCATCAAGTGTGCCATCGCTATGGCGATATGCAAATGCAGTTTGTCAGCGTTGAGCGTATCATCGAGCTTCTCAGCCTCGAACAGGAGCAAGCAAACACCGACAACCCGCCTCCAGCTGGTTGGCCTTCTTGTACCGATGACATCGTCTTCGACAAGGTGACGTTGCGATATGCACCCGAATTTGACCCCGTTCTAGTGGACGTGAGCTTGGTCATTCCCGGCGGCTCGACTGTGGCGGTGACAGGTAGGACTGGCTCCGGCAAGAGTACGCTCGCATATGCCCTGCTTAGCACGATCCAGCCTGATGCAGGTACAGGCGGTCAGATCCGCATAGGTTCCGTTGACATCGCCAAAGTGGACAAGCATATACTGCGTCGACACATAACCTTTGTAGCGCAGGATCCCGTCCTCTTTGCCGGTACACTAAGGGACAATCTTGACCCTCTAGATGAGCACAGTGAGGGCGAGCGGGCTCAGGTTCTCAAGACGGTTTTGAACAACGGATTCACGCTTGACACCAGAGTGGATGGCGGGGGCAAGAATCTCAGTCAGGGGCAGCGCCAGTTGGTGGGGCTAGGCAGGGCGATTCTCCGAAGGAGTGCAATTGTGATTATGGACGAGGCGACGGCGTCGATTGACGTGGAGACAGCAACGTATATTCACCAGTTGCTGAGGATGGAGTTACGGCATAGCACTGTGATTACGATCGCGCACAAGGTGGAGGCGGTTAAAGATGCGGACTTTGAAATTGTGCTGGACaagggaagggtagtaaaGGCTGGGAGGAGGGTTCCCAAGTCGTAG